The Verrucomicrobium spinosum DSM 4136 = JCM 18804 genome includes a region encoding these proteins:
- a CDS encoding ABC transporter substrate-binding protein, with amino-acid sequence MHRRQFLTLSALGLAGLPGCRKKADPSVVRFGHFPNVTHVQGLVAHHLSRVGKGWYEERIGLKVQWFTYNAGPSATEAIFAGALDVTYIGPSPALNAYSKSGGKEIRVLGGGADGGNALVVRPAAGIKTAADFRGKKIASPQLGNTQDVQLRAWLQEQGLKVTLTGGDAHILPTQNADQLALFQNGGIDAVWTVEPWVTRLEDEAGGKIFLQDTDTNVTLLAASAELVQDRPEVAKKIATAHAELTDWILANPAEAKAYIKAELTELTRTAPKDSMLEKALARTRVTKEVSRESLDRMVTSANKVGFLKGIPDLDALFPKL; translated from the coding sequence ATGCATCGCCGCCAGTTTCTCACCCTCTCCGCCCTCGGGCTTGCCGGACTCCCCGGCTGCCGGAAAAAGGCGGACCCTTCTGTGGTGAGATTTGGCCACTTCCCCAACGTCACCCACGTGCAGGGGCTGGTGGCGCACCACCTCTCCCGGGTGGGGAAGGGCTGGTATGAGGAGCGCATCGGGCTCAAGGTGCAGTGGTTCACCTACAACGCCGGGCCCTCCGCCACGGAGGCCATTTTTGCCGGGGCGCTGGATGTCACCTACATCGGCCCCAGCCCGGCGCTGAACGCCTATTCGAAGTCCGGCGGCAAGGAGATCCGCGTGCTCGGCGGCGGGGCAGACGGGGGCAATGCGCTCGTGGTCCGCCCGGCGGCAGGCATCAAGACGGCGGCTGACTTCCGGGGCAAGAAGATCGCCAGTCCCCAGTTGGGGAACACCCAGGACGTCCAGCTCCGGGCCTGGTTGCAGGAGCAGGGGCTCAAGGTCACCCTCACAGGAGGGGACGCCCACATCCTGCCCACCCAGAACGCCGATCAGCTTGCTCTCTTCCAGAACGGCGGCATTGACGCGGTCTGGACGGTGGAGCCCTGGGTCACCCGGCTTGAGGACGAGGCGGGCGGCAAGATTTTCCTTCAAGATACTGATACCAACGTCACCCTGCTGGCTGCCAGCGCTGAGCTGGTGCAAGACCGGCCAGAGGTGGCGAAGAAGATTGCGACCGCACACGCGGAGCTCACAGACTGGATCCTGGCCAACCCTGCGGAGGCCAAGGCATATATCAAAGCGGAGCTCACTGAACTGACCCGGACCGCGCCCAAAGACTCGATGCTCGAGAAGGCGCTGGCCCGTACGCGTGTGACCAAGGAGGTGTCCCGGGAATCCCTGGACCGGATGGTCACCAGTGCCAATAAAGTGGGCTTTTTAAAGGGCATCCCCGATCTCGACGCCCTTTTCCCGAAGCTTTGA
- a CDS encoding ABC transporter ATP-binding protein, whose translation MSVTDELQNIAPAKLIVEGVSKSFSSRSGKVQALDNVSLEVGEGEFVCLVGPSGCGKSTLLNLIAGLEMPDTGRLLANGNPVNGPGRDRMVMFQEHALFPWLDVTGNVMFSLRLKPGLTEKERQDVAAYYLKLVGLERFAHSNIHELSGGMKQRVALARALAPNPRVLLMDEPFAALDAMTREQLYTDIQRIWAARKKTIIFVTHNVREAVCLGDRVVLFSRNPGRIREQFKVELPRPRDINSVELAAHSTEITRALKSHHVAQEVAE comes from the coding sequence ATGAGTGTAACCGATGAACTTCAGAACATCGCGCCAGCCAAACTCATTGTTGAGGGCGTGTCGAAATCCTTCTCCTCCAGGAGCGGGAAGGTGCAGGCGCTGGACAATGTGAGCCTTGAGGTGGGGGAGGGCGAATTCGTCTGCCTGGTGGGCCCCAGTGGTTGCGGGAAGAGCACCCTCTTGAACCTGATCGCCGGGCTGGAAATGCCAGATACCGGTCGGCTGCTGGCCAACGGCAACCCGGTGAACGGTCCGGGCCGGGATCGCATGGTGATGTTTCAGGAGCATGCCTTGTTCCCGTGGCTGGATGTCACGGGGAACGTGATGTTCAGCCTCCGGCTCAAACCGGGCCTGACCGAGAAGGAGCGCCAGGATGTGGCGGCCTACTATTTGAAGCTGGTGGGGCTGGAGCGCTTTGCCCATTCCAACATTCACGAACTCTCCGGCGGCATGAAGCAGCGGGTGGCCCTGGCCCGTGCCCTGGCACCCAATCCCCGCGTGCTGCTGATGGATGAGCCCTTCGCCGCGCTGGACGCCATGACGCGAGAGCAGCTCTACACGGACATCCAGCGCATCTGGGCCGCCCGGAAGAAGACCATCATCTTCGTGACTCACAACGTACGTGAAGCCGTCTGCCTGGGAGACCGGGTGGTGCTCTTCAGCCGCAACCCCGGCCGCATTCGCGAGCAGTTCAAGGTCGAGCTGCCCCGGCCCCGGGACATCAACAGTGTGGAACTCGCCGCGCATTCCACAGAAATCACGCGTGCGCTCAAGAGCCACCACGTCGCCCAGGAGGTTGCAGAATGA
- a CDS encoding ABC transporter permease — MKRVLIIVAFFAGLVGIWQAICAAGIWSPVLLPEPLTVGRYLWAAILDGSLAESAWVTSKRLLIGYAIGCLLGLPMGLLTARSRWLSDTVGVLALGLQTLPSVCWVPLALLWFGQSEAAMLFVVVMGTLWSVLIAVDNGVRNLPPIYVRAARTMGSQGFHTLRSVILPASLPYVVSGMKQGWAFAWRSLMAAEIYVTILTGYGLGHLLHFGRELNSMDQVIGVMLVIVLIGLLADKVLFSPWERFLHHRWGTAKA; from the coding sequence ATGAAGCGAGTTTTGATCATTGTGGCCTTCTTCGCAGGGCTGGTGGGCATCTGGCAGGCCATTTGTGCTGCGGGGATCTGGTCACCCGTGTTGCTTCCTGAGCCCCTCACGGTGGGGCGTTATCTCTGGGCGGCCATTCTGGATGGCTCCCTGGCGGAAAGCGCCTGGGTCACCAGCAAGCGCCTGCTCATCGGCTACGCCATTGGGTGCCTCCTCGGTCTGCCCATGGGCCTGCTCACGGCCCGCAGCCGGTGGCTGAGTGACACCGTCGGCGTCCTCGCGCTCGGCCTGCAGACGCTGCCCAGCGTTTGCTGGGTGCCGCTCGCCCTCCTCTGGTTTGGCCAGAGTGAGGCCGCCATGCTCTTCGTCGTGGTCATGGGGACCTTGTGGTCCGTCCTGATCGCCGTGGACAATGGCGTGCGCAATCTGCCTCCCATTTATGTGCGTGCGGCCCGGACGATGGGCTCCCAGGGTTTTCACACCTTGCGTTCCGTCATTCTTCCCGCCTCGTTGCCGTACGTGGTGAGCGGTATGAAGCAGGGCTGGGCCTTCGCCTGGCGCTCCCTCATGGCGGCGGAGATCTACGTGACCATTTTGACGGGCTACGGCCTCGGCCACCTGCTGCACTTCGGCCGTGAGTTGAACTCCATGGACCAGGTCATCGGCGTCATGCTCGTGATCGTGCTCATCGGGTTGCTCGCAGACAAGGTGCTGTTCTCCCCGTGGGAACGCTTCCTGCATCACCGCTGGGGCACCGCAAAGGCGTAG
- a CDS encoding FadR/GntR family transcriptional regulator, whose protein sequence is MSLSILARPQSLVETVSQQLAQELLREGASEWLPAERQLAEQLGVSRSVVREATKRLELQGLVEVRHGIGIRRADRLHQPLNSSITFRVPDEPERLRQSLEARLAIEPEVARLAAHRATQAQLQELRVAHEALHPGLSLPEAVEADVNFHRTLVRASANEVFCLVLETLSDLGRASRQATITQAGVQRALRHHQSVLEAVLNRDGAAAARAMRHHIEMALEDLQSHLEGQRNRVER, encoded by the coding sequence ATGAGCCTCTCCATCCTTGCCCGGCCCCAGTCCCTTGTTGAAACGGTCAGTCAGCAACTGGCGCAGGAACTGTTGCGGGAGGGGGCGTCAGAGTGGCTCCCGGCGGAGCGCCAGCTTGCCGAGCAGCTCGGGGTGAGCCGCAGTGTCGTGCGGGAGGCCACAAAGCGGCTTGAGCTGCAAGGGCTGGTAGAGGTGCGCCATGGCATCGGCATCCGCCGGGCGGACCGGTTGCACCAGCCCCTCAACAGCTCCATCACCTTCCGCGTGCCGGATGAGCCGGAGCGATTGCGGCAGTCCCTGGAAGCCCGTCTGGCCATCGAGCCTGAGGTGGCGCGGCTGGCGGCTCATCGGGCCACCCAGGCACAACTGCAAGAATTGCGTGTGGCGCATGAGGCGCTGCATCCGGGCCTTTCCCTGCCGGAGGCGGTGGAGGCGGATGTGAACTTTCATCGCACCCTGGTCCGGGCGAGTGCCAATGAGGTCTTTTGTCTCGTCTTGGAGACCCTGTCCGATCTGGGGCGCGCCTCCCGCCAGGCCACCATCACCCAGGCAGGGGTCCAGCGGGCGCTCCGCCACCACCAGAGTGTGCTGGAGGCAGTGCTGAACCGCGACGGTGCGGCGGCGGCGCGCGCCATGCGACATCACATTGAAATGGCCCTGGAGGACCTCCAGAGCCACCTGGAAGGGCAGCGCAACCGTGTGGAGCGATGA
- a CDS encoding DUF1501 domain-containing protein, with product MKEPLDSSLRTGSRREFLWKGGGGLGGIALASLLQKAGTLEAAKRPSPLALRPSPEAAPAQRVIQIFCPGGMSHVDSWDYKPELARLHGRPFDLADGKNFFSGKAGNYTKSFWEFRQHGECGRWMSSLFPRLSQCVDDMAFIHSMQSKTALHGPAMFMMNSGFILPGFPAMGAWVTYGLGSENENLPAFVVLPDPRGLPPGGVINWGAGFLPAVHQGTVLETAAGRDPIADLFPATQAAPVAGEGRDFLQSLNQSHLARRAGNSELEARISAYELAARLQLSAPEVTELRGETAATRRLYQLEDPDAGPFGRQCLLARRLVERGVRFVQIYCGAENTTAKKIRPNWDSHEDIVRDHGYWGAVLDSGASALLLDLKSRGLLESTLVICTTEFGRQPFAQGNNRGRDHNPGAFTAWLAGGGVKGGVSHGASDAMGWKAEVSPAYSYDLHATALHLLGIPHEKLSYYHNGISRRLTDVHGEVMERIIA from the coding sequence ATGAAAGAACCACTCGACTCATCCCTCCGCACCGGTTCCCGGCGCGAGTTCCTCTGGAAGGGGGGCGGCGGTCTGGGCGGCATCGCCCTGGCTTCCCTGCTGCAGAAGGCAGGGACGCTGGAGGCTGCGAAACGGCCTTCCCCGCTGGCTCTTCGTCCCTCCCCAGAGGCGGCTCCAGCCCAGCGTGTCATCCAGATCTTCTGCCCTGGAGGCATGAGTCACGTGGACTCCTGGGACTACAAACCGGAGCTGGCCCGCCTGCATGGCCGCCCCTTTGACCTGGCGGATGGAAAGAACTTCTTCTCCGGCAAGGCGGGCAACTATACCAAGAGCTTCTGGGAGTTCCGCCAGCATGGAGAGTGCGGCCGGTGGATGTCCTCGTTGTTTCCACGACTCTCCCAGTGTGTGGATGACATGGCCTTCATCCACTCCATGCAGAGCAAGACGGCGCTGCATGGCCCGGCCATGTTCATGATGAACTCCGGCTTCATCCTCCCGGGCTTCCCCGCCATGGGGGCCTGGGTGACCTATGGCCTGGGCAGCGAGAACGAGAACCTGCCGGCCTTTGTCGTGCTGCCGGACCCCCGCGGACTGCCGCCGGGAGGCGTGATCAACTGGGGCGCGGGCTTCCTGCCCGCGGTCCATCAGGGCACGGTGCTGGAGACAGCGGCGGGGAGGGACCCGATCGCCGATCTGTTTCCTGCAACCCAGGCCGCTCCTGTGGCAGGAGAGGGGCGGGATTTTCTCCAGTCTTTGAACCAAAGCCATCTGGCGCGGCGGGCGGGCAATTCAGAGCTGGAGGCCCGCATTTCCGCCTACGAGCTCGCGGCCCGGTTGCAGTTGAGTGCGCCAGAGGTGACCGAGCTTCGCGGCGAGACCGCGGCCACCCGCCGGCTGTATCAACTGGAAGATCCAGACGCGGGCCCCTTTGGCAGGCAGTGCCTGCTGGCCCGTCGTCTTGTGGAACGAGGGGTGCGCTTCGTCCAGATCTACTGCGGAGCAGAGAACACCACGGCCAAAAAGATCCGGCCCAACTGGGACTCGCATGAAGACATCGTGCGGGACCACGGCTACTGGGGCGCAGTGCTGGACTCCGGAGCCAGCGCCCTGCTGCTGGACCTGAAGTCCCGCGGCCTGCTGGAGAGCACCCTGGTCATCTGCACCACGGAGTTTGGCCGCCAGCCCTTTGCTCAAGGAAACAACCGGGGCCGGGACCACAATCCGGGCGCCTTTACCGCCTGGCTCGCGGGAGGGGGCGTGAAAGGCGGCGTCAGCCACGGGGCAAGTGATGCCATGGGCTGGAAGGCGGAGGTATCCCCCGCCTACTCCTATGACCTTCATGCCACGGCGCTGCATCTGCTGGGCATCCCGCATGAGAAACTGAGCTACTACCACAATGGAATCTCCCGCCGCCTCACAGATGTGCACGGGGAGGTGATGGAGCGGATCATTGCGTAA
- a CDS encoding PSD1 and planctomycete cytochrome C domain-containing protein, whose protein sequence is MKLRISKTKLRWGVLLLGASTGQMKAEAPVDFAKEVAPILTAHCTECHGPNVQKDKVSLQRRTHALGVEGWRKVIEPGQPDRSRLLAMVSGPEAEMPKNGARLSEAEVGTLRRWVEEGAPWPEDHLLKEKVQDGRDWWSLQPVKAVAVPPARDAHPVDAFLRVRLHEQGLDFSPPADRRTLIRRLSFDLLGLPPSPEDVLMFESDASPHAYEKLVDRYLASPRYGERWARHWLDIAHYADTHGFERDQKREHAWPYRDYVIQAFNRDLPYDQFVRQQIAGDVLAPADRDAVIATGFLAAGPWDKVGHDETPSPVLKRAARADDLDDMVTQVITATMGLTINCARCHNHKLDPIPQSDYYRLWAVFAGTQRGERPLPAGGKLYGPVARTAAPVQVLVRGNTESPAEPVTPGGLSCSGHAVPDFGNDETPEGERRRLLAEWIVHPANPLTARVLVNRLWHHHFGRGLVDTPSDFGRGGGAPSHPELLDWLAGEFQHGGWSLKHLHRLLVTSSAYQQQSDTVQGASVDASNRLLWRMNPRRLDAESLRDAVLAASGCLNSDMGGPGYQDFTYQEAYAPIYRHVTADRPGLWRRSIYRFIVRTTPQRFLSTMDCPDPANLTPARLTTTTALQALSLLNNEFMLQQAGHLAHRIERCVGASSANQVRLAFELVLQRPPDAGELALALPVVGKDGLSQLCRLLLNANEFVLVD, encoded by the coding sequence ATGAAACTTCGAATCTCAAAAACCAAACTCCGTTGGGGGGTGCTGCTTCTCGGGGCCTCGACAGGCCAGATGAAGGCAGAGGCTCCGGTGGACTTCGCAAAAGAGGTGGCCCCCATCCTCACTGCTCACTGCACGGAGTGCCATGGGCCCAATGTGCAGAAGGACAAGGTCTCCCTCCAGCGGCGCACCCATGCGCTGGGCGTGGAGGGCTGGCGTAAGGTCATCGAACCCGGCCAGCCGGATCGCAGCCGCTTGCTGGCCATGGTGAGCGGCCCGGAGGCGGAGATGCCGAAGAACGGAGCCCGCCTTTCTGAGGCGGAGGTGGGAACCCTGCGCCGCTGGGTTGAGGAAGGAGCTCCCTGGCCGGAGGATCACTTGTTGAAGGAGAAGGTCCAAGACGGGCGCGACTGGTGGTCGTTGCAGCCTGTAAAGGCGGTGGCAGTGCCTCCCGCCAGAGACGCGCACCCCGTGGATGCCTTCCTCCGCGTGCGATTGCATGAGCAGGGTCTGGACTTTTCCCCGCCTGCGGACCGGCGCACATTGATCCGTCGCCTGAGCTTTGACTTGCTGGGACTGCCGCCTTCCCCGGAAGACGTGCTCATGTTTGAATCAGACGCCAGTCCGCATGCCTATGAGAAGCTGGTGGATCGCTATCTGGCCTCACCCCGGTATGGGGAGCGCTGGGCGCGACACTGGCTGGACATTGCGCACTATGCCGATACCCACGGCTTCGAGCGGGATCAGAAGCGCGAGCATGCCTGGCCCTATCGGGATTATGTGATCCAGGCCTTCAACCGTGATCTCCCCTACGACCAGTTCGTCAGGCAGCAGATCGCGGGGGATGTGTTGGCTCCTGCAGACCGGGACGCGGTGATTGCCACGGGGTTCCTCGCTGCCGGTCCCTGGGACAAGGTCGGCCATGACGAGACGCCCAGCCCGGTGCTCAAGAGGGCTGCCCGTGCCGATGACCTGGACGACATGGTCACGCAGGTGATCACCGCCACCATGGGCCTCACGATCAACTGTGCCCGCTGCCACAACCACAAGCTCGACCCCATCCCCCAGTCGGACTACTACCGGCTCTGGGCCGTCTTTGCCGGCACGCAGCGGGGTGAGCGGCCCCTGCCTGCGGGCGGCAAGCTCTACGGTCCGGTGGCCAGGACCGCGGCACCGGTGCAGGTCCTGGTGCGAGGAAACACCGAGTCCCCTGCGGAGCCGGTCACTCCGGGCGGGCTGTCCTGCTCCGGTCATGCGGTGCCAGACTTCGGCAACGATGAGACCCCGGAGGGCGAGCGCCGTCGCCTGCTGGCGGAGTGGATTGTTCATCCGGCCAATCCGCTCACCGCCCGGGTGCTGGTGAACCGGCTCTGGCATCACCACTTTGGCAGAGGTCTGGTGGATACCCCCAGCGATTTCGGCCGGGGCGGGGGCGCACCGTCGCATCCCGAGTTGCTGGACTGGCTCGCCGGGGAGTTTCAACATGGCGGCTGGAGCCTCAAGCACCTGCACCGCCTGCTGGTCACCAGCAGCGCCTACCAGCAGCAGAGCGACACGGTGCAGGGGGCCTCAGTCGATGCCTCGAACCGCCTGCTCTGGCGCATGAATCCGCGTCGGCTGGATGCCGAATCTCTGCGAGACGCGGTGCTCGCGGCCTCTGGCTGCCTGAATTCCGACATGGGCGGACCTGGCTATCAGGACTTCACGTACCAGGAGGCCTACGCCCCCATCTACCGTCATGTCACTGCCGACCGCCCAGGGTTGTGGCGGCGCAGCATCTACCGGTTCATCGTGCGAACCACGCCGCAGCGGTTCCTCTCCACCATGGATTGCCCGGATCCTGCCAACCTGACCCCGGCGCGGCTCACCACCACCACCGCCCTCCAGGCCCTCTCCCTGCTGAACAACGAGTTCATGCTGCAACAGGCGGGACATCTGGCCCATCGCATCGAGCGGTGCGTGGGCGCATCTTCAGCAAACCAAGTCCGGCTGGCCTTTGAGCTCGTCCTGCAACGACCGCCCGATGCCGGGGAACTGGCTCTGGCCCTTCCCGTAGTGGGGAAAGACGGTCTGTCCCAGCTTTGTCGCCTGCTCCTGAACGCGAACGAGTTTGTCCTGGTGGATTGA